A single window of Gadus morhua chromosome 22, gadMor3.0, whole genome shotgun sequence DNA harbors:
- the LOC115535886 gene encoding C1q-related factor-like translates to MERTFLLLVAFIFSSGQCQDTDPSRDPDASLAVCKPDICSLIRDLGVHSAQILELQRLIQEQAQQLKALKESTSTAVPRVAFTAGLGHSIGPVTIKMPVKYQVIISNMGNGYNPATGIFTARVSGMYYFSYTMYNNNRGSTPNSEMSLMKNGQLMAYTSDIVGNDFQNSATNAAVLRLEAGDNVYTELYANRRIYDDGANYNTFSGFLLFPL, encoded by the coding sequence ATGGAGCGCACGTTCCTCCTCTTGGTGGCCTTCATCTTCTCCAGCGGCCAGTGCCAAGATACGGACCCCTCCAGGGACCCCGATGCCAGCCTGGCCGTCTGCAAGCCCGATATCTGCAGCCTCATCAGAGACTTAGGGGTCCATAGTGCCCAGATTTTGGAGCTGCAGAGGCTGATCCAGGAGCAGGCCCAGCAGCTAAAGGCTCTGAAGGAGAGCACATCGACCGCTGTGCCCCGGGTGGCCTTCACCGCCGGGCTGGGCCACTCCATCGGCCCCGTCACCATTAAAATGCCGGTCAAGTACCAGGTGATCATCTCCAACATGGGCAACGGCTACAACCCGGCCACGGGCATCTTCACCGCCCGGGTGTCCGGCATGTACTACTTCAGCTACACCATGTACAACAACAATAGGGGTTCAACGCCCAACTCGGAGATGTCACTGATGAAGAATGGCCAGCTGATGGCGTACACCTCGGACATAGTGGGGAACGACTTTCAGAACAGTGCCACCAACGCTGCGGTGCTGCGGCTGGAGGCCGGAGACAACGTCTACACCGAGCTCTACGCCAACCGCCGGATATATGACGATGGCGCCAACTACAACACCTTTAGCGGCTTCCTGCTCTTCCCTCTGTAA
- the LOC115535887 gene encoding complement C1q-like protein 3 encodes MERTFLLLAAFIFSSGQCQDTDPSRDPDASLAVCKPDIRALGVHSAQILELQRLIQEQAQQLMALKESTLAAVPRMAFTAALGHSLGPVHIDLTVKYPLIISNIGNGYNPATGIFTARVSGMYYFRYTMFNNLGSRSNSVMSLMKNSQRMVSTWDTSGSDDNDTATNAAVLQLEEGDNVYTRLYANRQIYDDGANYNTFSGFLLFPL; translated from the exons ATGGAGCGCACGTTCCTCCTCTTGGCGGCCTTTATCTTCTCCAGCGGCCAGTGCCAAGATACGGACCCCTCCAGGGACCCCGATGCCAGCCTGGCCGTCTGCAAGCCCGAC ATCAGAGCCTTAGGGGTCCATAGCGCCCAGATCTTGGAGCTGCAGAGGCTGATCCAGGAGCAGGCCCAGCAGCTAATGGCTCTGAAGGAGAGCACATTGGCCGCTGTGCCCCGGATGGCCTTCACCGCCGCGCTGGGCCACTCCCTCGGCCCCGTCCACATTGACCTCACGGTCAAGtacccgctgatcatctccaaCATAGGCAACGGCTACAACCCGGCCACGGGCATCTTCACCGCCCGGGTGTCCGGCATGTACTACTTCAGATACACCATGTTCAACAATCTGGGTTCAAGGTCCAACTCGGTGATGTCACTGATGAAGAACAGCCAGCGGATGGTTTCCACCTGGGACACATCGGGGAGTGACGATAACGACACTGCCACAAACGCCGCCGTGCTGCAGCTGGAGGAAGGAGACAACGTCTACACCCGGCTCTACGCCAACCGCCAGATATATGACGATGGCGCCAACTACAACACCTTCAGCGGCTTCCTGCTCttccctctgtaa